The segment TGCCACGGGCATCAAGGCCCGCAGGACCACGGTCACGGCCTATCCGCTGGATATGTCCAAGACCAACACGAAGCTCGACAGAGAAGCCGAGTAACCCAATTAACCTGAACACGACGAAACCAGGAGAACCACCATGCAGGCCACGACCCTCACAGCCATGAGCCCCGTCAGGACATTGTCCCTGATGCTTACTGCCATTGCTTTGACAGCCATTGCCTGTTGGTGGCCGACTCCTGCTGCTGCCGCCGAGGTCAGCCTGTCCTACGCCAATTTCCCGCCCGCACCCACCTTCCCCTGCATCCAGATGGAACGCTGGGCCAAGGAAGTTGAAACGCGCACGGCAGGCAAGGTGGACATCCAGACCTATCCCGGTTCCACCCTGTTGGGTGCCAAGAACATGTGGAGTGGTGTGATTCAGGGCCAGGCCGACATCGGTTGCATCAGCCTGGCCTATCAGCCCGGCGTGTTCCCCATGATGAGCGTCTTCGAACAGCCCGTGGGCTTCACCAGCGCCACCGCGGCCAGTGTCTCCCAGTGGGAACTGTACGCCAAGCGCCAGCCCAAGGAATTCGCCCGGGTCAAGGTGCTGACCATGTTCACCTCGGCTCCGTCCAACATCATGTGCAAGAAGCCCATCTCATCCCTGGATGATCTGAAGGGTTTGGAAATACGTGCCTC is part of the Desulfovibrio ferrophilus genome and harbors:
- a CDS encoding TRAP transporter substrate-binding protein translates to MQATTLTAMSPVRTLSLMLTAIALTAIACWWPTPAAAAEVSLSYANFPPAPTFPCIQMERWAKEVETRTAGKVDIQTYPGSTLLGAKNMWSGVIQGQADIGCISLAYQPGVFPMMSVFEQPVGFTSATAASVSQWELYAKRQPKEFARVKVLTMFTSAPSNIMCKKPISSLDDLKGLEIRASGGASKVLELLGATPVSMPASEAPEALQKGLIKGILSSFDMLKDFNFAEHLKYQTVTNFVVYPFAVIMNLDSYNALSPDVKKVLDELGAEQAEWTGKYLDAHVRESIEWSKNKYGIEVAQLPAAEAAKAKQKLTVMIDGWKTKAEAKGIAADDVLAEVLALKAKYDH